Proteins encoded together in one Marinithermus hydrothermalis DSM 14884 window:
- a CDS encoding Hsp20/alpha crystallin family protein: MMRWDPFKEIEELQERLGRMFTPRPGERETFAPLVDVTEDEAGLHLAVYLPGVEPDRVDVIAEQETLTVRGSRPLEQKEGVAYHRVEGPYGNFVRSFSIPSVYDLSRVQARFKHGVLYLDVPRAEATKPRKVQIQVEG; the protein is encoded by the coding sequence ATGATGCGCTGGGACCCCTTCAAGGAGATCGAAGAGCTACAGGAACGGCTAGGTCGCATGTTCACCCCGCGCCCCGGGGAACGCGAGACCTTCGCGCCCCTCGTGGACGTGACCGAGGACGAGGCGGGCCTCCACCTCGCGGTCTACCTGCCGGGGGTGGAGCCGGACCGGGTCGACGTGATCGCCGAACAGGAGACCCTCACGGTCCGCGGCTCGAGGCCCCTGGAGCAAAAGGAAGGCGTCGCGTACCACCGGGTGGAAGGCCCCTACGGCAACTTCGTGCGGAGCTTCTCCATCCCCTCCGTGTACGACCTCTCCCGGGTCCAAGCCCGCTTCAAGCACGGGGTCCTCTACCTGGACGTACCCCGCGCCGAAGCCACCAAACCGCGCAAGGTCCAGATCCAGGTGGAAGGCTAA
- a CDS encoding Hsp20/alpha crystallin family protein, which produces MLERFWPFKKGRFRRAIEGVLERVWSEGLESLEPKAELLEEEGRYRLRLEVPGLGKNDLKVYLEGDYLVVEGERKEERRTRRYSEIHYGRIYRAFPLPPDARREGLKARLRRGVLEVSIPREALPRHEVELEEIDLE; this is translated from the coding sequence ATGCTCGAGCGCTTCTGGCCCTTCAAAAAGGGCCGGTTCCGCCGCGCGATCGAGGGCGTGCTCGAGCGGGTCTGGAGTGAGGGCCTCGAGTCCCTAGAGCCCAAGGCCGAGCTCCTGGAGGAGGAAGGCCGCTACCGGCTGCGCCTCGAGGTGCCCGGCCTCGGCAAGAACGACCTCAAGGTCTACCTCGAGGGGGATTACCTGGTGGTGGAGGGGGAACGCAAGGAGGAGCGCCGTACCCGGCGGTACTCCGAGATCCACTACGGCCGGATCTACCGGGCCTTCCCCCTCCCCCCGGACGCCCGGCGCGAAGGGCTTAAGGCCCGGCTGCGTCGCGGGGTGCTCGAGGTGAGCATCCCCCGCGAGGCCCTGCCCCGGCACGAGGTCGAACTGGAGGAGATCGACCTCGAGTAA
- a CDS encoding cation:proton antiporter regulatory subunit, which produces MRIEESVLPGVGRKYTIHTRSNDRLVVVVHHSGRREVYFYPDAQEDPTATLELSDEEAREVGAILSGVLFHPEAVGEVKTHLARQTIEWIEIPAGAPCVGRPLSACQPQVSGAHVLAVLREGEALLPNPPPDTRLEPGDTLVVAGPREAVDAFKRSLQ; this is translated from the coding sequence ATGCGCATCGAGGAAAGCGTGCTGCCCGGCGTGGGGCGCAAGTACACGATCCACACCCGCTCCAACGACCGTCTGGTCGTCGTCGTGCACCACTCCGGGCGGCGGGAGGTGTACTTCTACCCGGACGCGCAGGAGGACCCCACCGCGACCCTGGAGCTCAGCGACGAAGAGGCCCGCGAGGTCGGCGCGATCCTCTCCGGGGTCCTCTTCCACCCTGAGGCGGTCGGGGAGGTCAAGACCCACCTCGCCCGCCAGACGATCGAATGGATCGAGATCCCGGCCGGCGCGCCCTGTGTGGGACGCCCCCTCAGCGCCTGCCAGCCCCAGGTCTCCGGCGCGCACGTGCTCGCGGTGCTGCGGGAAGGGGAGGCCCTGTTGCCCAACCCCCCGCCCGACACCCGCCTCGAGCCGGGCGACACCCTGGTCGTGGCCGGGCCACGCGAAGCGGTCGACGCCTTCAAACGCAGCTTGCAGTAG
- a CDS encoding cation:proton antiporter, with product MSESVLDFTLAAALLALGAALVHRFRFPPLPAYLLVGLAIGARLDVEALEPLPSLGLLLLLFSVGLEFGLDRLGTLARWGTRAGGWDALALVAGSFLGLILGLDLYAAVLLGGVLYASSSAVIAKLIIDLRRAASPESEVALTVLVFEDLVIALVLALFGGHGDPAALVWGVALAAGYLAFTRWGAGRLVPWVERFSDELVLLLGAAFVTGTATLFHAVGASGEVGAFLAGVVAAGLGLRERFEHLFAPVRDLAVAFFFLTVGAQALGLLAGLTLQAVLLVALGVLLKLGLDYRAGRAAGLDARHSALAAAYLVPRGEFNLILGALALQAGQTLVAQVAVLSVLVTVPLGALLIRYAPEWTRRRATSTRTPSVKGGEA from the coding sequence ATGAGCGAATCGGTACTGGACTTCACCCTGGCTGCCGCCTTGCTCGCGCTGGGAGCGGCCCTCGTGCACCGCTTCCGCTTCCCCCCGCTCCCCGCGTACCTCCTCGTGGGCCTCGCGATCGGCGCGCGGCTCGACGTGGAGGCCCTCGAGCCCCTGCCCAGCCTGGGCCTGCTCCTCCTCCTCTTCTCGGTCGGGCTCGAGTTCGGCCTGGACCGGCTCGGCACCCTGGCCCGCTGGGGCACGCGCGCGGGCGGGTGGGACGCGCTCGCCCTGGTCGCCGGGAGTTTCCTCGGGTTGATCCTGGGACTGGACCTGTACGCCGCGGTGCTCCTCGGCGGCGTGCTCTACGCCTCCTCGAGCGCGGTGATCGCCAAGCTCATCATCGACCTGCGCCGCGCCGCGAGCCCGGAGAGCGAGGTGGCCCTCACCGTCCTGGTCTTCGAGGACCTGGTGATTGCCCTGGTCCTCGCCCTTTTCGGCGGGCACGGGGACCCCGCCGCCCTGGTCTGGGGGGTGGCGCTCGCGGCCGGGTACCTGGCCTTCACCCGCTGGGGTGCAGGGCGGCTCGTGCCCTGGGTGGAGCGCTTCTCCGACGAGCTCGTCCTTCTCCTCGGCGCGGCCTTCGTGACCGGCACCGCCACCCTCTTCCACGCGGTGGGAGCTTCCGGGGAGGTGGGCGCCTTCCTCGCAGGAGTAGTGGCCGCGGGGCTGGGGCTTCGCGAGCGGTTCGAGCACCTCTTTGCCCCCGTGCGGGACCTCGCGGTGGCCTTCTTCTTCCTCACGGTGGGCGCCCAAGCCCTCGGCCTCCTCGCGGGCCTCACCCTCCAGGCGGTCCTGCTCGTGGCGCTCGGAGTGCTCCTCAAGCTGGGGCTGGACTACCGCGCGGGCCGCGCCGCCGGGCTGGACGCCCGCCACAGCGCCCTCGCCGCGGCCTACCTCGTGCCGCGCGGGGAGTTCAACCTGATCCTGGGCGCCCTGGCCCTCCAGGCGGGGCAAACGCTCGTGGCGCAGGTCGCGGTCCTCTCCGTCCTGGTCACGGTGCCCTTGGGCGCCCTCCTCATCCGGTACGCCCCGGAGTGGACGCGGCGCCGGGCTACATCCACGCGAACGCCTAGCGTGAAAGGAGGTGAAGCATGA
- a CDS encoding SDH family Clp fold serine proteinase yields the protein MDIFFQLFWLFFIFSALSPYITQQTLFSARARKIAELERKRGSRVITLIHRQESVSLLGIPLSRFINIDDSEQVLRAIRMTDKDVPIDLVLHTPGGLVLAAEQIAEALKRHPAKVTVFVPHYAMSGGTLIALAADEIVMDENAVLGPVDPQLGQYPAASILKVLETKDPKDIEDQTLILADVARKALDQVKRTVKGLLADKFGEEKAEEVAALLSQGTWTHDYPISVEEARAMGLPVSTQMPAEVYALMDLYPQAHGGRPSVQYVPIPQQRETPRPTGRR from the coding sequence ATGGATATCTTCTTTCAGTTGTTCTGGCTTTTCTTTATCTTCTCGGCCTTGAGCCCCTATATCACGCAGCAGACCCTGTTCTCCGCCCGAGCGCGTAAGATCGCCGAGCTCGAGCGCAAGCGGGGCAGCCGCGTGATCACCCTGATCCACCGGCAGGAGTCCGTGAGCCTGTTGGGGATCCCCTTGAGCCGCTTCATCAACATCGACGACTCCGAGCAGGTCCTCCGCGCCATCCGCATGACCGACAAGGACGTGCCGATCGACCTGGTGCTGCACACCCCGGGCGGGCTGGTCCTCGCGGCGGAGCAGATCGCGGAAGCCCTCAAGCGCCACCCCGCCAAGGTCACGGTCTTCGTGCCGCACTACGCCATGTCCGGCGGGACCCTGATCGCGCTGGCCGCGGACGAGATCGTGATGGACGAGAACGCGGTCCTCGGGCCGGTGGACCCCCAGCTCGGCCAGTACCCGGCGGCCTCCATCCTCAAGGTCCTCGAGACCAAGGACCCCAAGGACATCGAGGACCAGACCCTGATCCTCGCGGACGTGGCGCGGAAGGCCCTCGATCAGGTGAAGCGCACCGTGAAGGGCCTCCTCGCGGACAAGTTCGGGGAGGAGAAGGCCGAGGAGGTCGCCGCGCTCCTCAGCCAAGGCACTTGGACGCACGACTACCCCATCAGCGTGGAGGAAGCGCGCGCGATGGGCCTGCCGGTCTCCACCCAGATGCCGGCCGAGGTGTACGCCCTCATGGACCTCTACCCGCAGGCGCACGGGGGCCGGCCCAGCGTGCAGTACGTCCCGATCCCCCAGCAGCGGGAAACCCCACGGCCTACGGGGCGTCGCTAG